The following DNA comes from Salegentibacter mishustinae.
AAACTTAAAACTTCATTAATGGCATCAAGCCCTTTTCGGAAATTTCTGAAAAGGGCTTTTTCATTTTCTTAGGTATACTTTCACAATTCTTTATTACACCGCGGTATTTTTTCCAATTATATTTATTGAAAAAGATAAATGACCATTTCTCCCGAGGAAGTAAACAGCCTAATTTCTAATCCCTATGAAGCTATAGATTTTGCCAATCTCACCTATGTTTCTGAAGAAAAGCTTTCTATTAGCCGCAAAAAAGTGGGCCGCGGTTTTTCCTATATATATAAAGGAGAACGTATAAAGGACAAGAAAACCATAGATCGCATAAAAAGCCTGGTAATACCACCCGCCTGGCAGGAAGTTAAGATCACTCATCTAAAAAGTGGCCATTTACAAGTTGTGGGCCGTGATGAGAAAAACAGGAAACAATATATTTACCATCCTACCTGGAGTAAATTAAGAAACGAATCTAAATTTTTTAAAATGGCTGCTTTTGGCGAAAATCTGCCAAAAATTAGAAAGCAGGTAGATACAGACCTGGATTTGCCGGAAATGAGTAAGCGAAAAGTACTCGCCTTGATTCTAAGACTTATGGAAGAAACCCATATTAGAATCGGAAATCATTACTATGCCAAGAAAAATAAAACCTACGGACTTTCTACTTTTAGAACCCGCCACGTAAAAACTTATAAGAACAGGATCAAATTCGAGTTTATAGGAAAGAAAGGGAAGGAACATTCGGTAACCGTAAAAAACAAAAAACTTATAAAACTGGTAAATCAATGTGAAGAAATCCCGGGTTGGGAACTTTTTAAATTTTATGATGAAAGTGGCGATAAGCACACTATAGACAGCGGAATGATCAACGATTACATCCACGAAATTAGCGGCGACCTGTTTTCAGCTAAAGATTTTAGAACCTGGAGCGCCACTAAAATATTCTTTGAAACCCTTCGGGAAATTGGCTATACAGAGGAAGAAAAACAAAACAAAAAGAATATGCTTCAGGCTTTTGATGCTTCAGCCGAAGGTTTAGGTAACACACGAGCGGTTTGCCGTAGTTATTACGTGCATCCCAAGGTGGTTAATTCTTACGAATCTGGGGAAATTGTTCCATATTTTGATAAAATTAAATCTGAAGAAAAACAAGATTATATCTCTCTTTCCGAAACCGAGAAAGTCATTTTAAATATGATCAAAGATTATGAAGTTAATATTTAAAATTGAATAAAATAGCTGTCTCCAATTTTGATTAAATTAGCGGTATGAAGAATACCATAGCTTCCCGAATAGCCGATTTCCTAAAGAATTATCCGCCCTTTAATCTTCTTCACAAAGAAGATTTACTAACGATCTCAAAACAAGTAAAAGTAAAATACCTTGAAAAAGGTAAAATGTTATTTGCTGAAGGTGACACTGGCCATAAACGTTTTTATGTGGTAAATAAAGGAGCAATTTCTTTAGAACGCATTAATAACGAGAAACGGGAAACTATTGATAAATGTGATGAAGGCGATATTTTTGGACTTAGACCGTTATTTGCCAAAGAAAATTACCTCATTAACGCTATTGCCGATGAGGAAACAGTGCTTTACGCAATTCCCATCAAGAAATTTAAACCTTTATCAGAAGAAAATAAAGAGGTAGGTAATTTCCTTATTCAGAGTTTTGCTTCAAATACCCGAAATCCTTATTCTGAGGCACATAAGGGAAAGTTGATTTCTGATAAAGAACCTGAAGAAAATCAATTTAAACCCAATAATAATTTATTTGAACTTCAACCCGCACCGGTTACCAGGAAGGTTGTCATGACCTCTCCCGAAACTACTATAAAAACAGCGGCTCAATTAATGAGTAGAAAAAAAGTAGGCTCAGTACTAATAGTAGAAAATAATATTCCGCAAGGCATCGTAACCGATGAGGATTTTAGAGATATGGTGGCTACGGGTACATTTGGAATTGAAACGCCTATTTCAAAAATAATGGCTTCCCCGGTAATTTGCTATCCGCAGGGTTTGAGTATTGCCCAGGCGCAACTTACTATGATGAAACATCATATTAATCACATTTGCATTACCGAAGATGGCACACCAAATACAAAAGTAGTAGGTATACTTTCTGAACACGATATTATGGTTTCTGAAGGACATAATCCCTCTGTTCTTATGAAAGCGATTCAGCGAAGCAGCAGTACAAATGAATTAAAAAAAATTCGGCATAAAATCACATTATTGCTTCGGGGATTTATTGATTCCAATATTCCGCTGAATCATATCTCCAAAATTATTTTTGAGCTGAATGATGCTACAATTAAAAGAATCATTGAGCGCTGCATAAAAAAACTACCCACTCCCCCACCCTGCGATTTTACCTGGATTTCCCTTGGAAGTCAGGGGCGT
Coding sequences within:
- a CDS encoding DUF294 nucleotidyltransferase-like domain-containing protein, whose amino-acid sequence is MKNTIASRIADFLKNYPPFNLLHKEDLLTISKQVKVKYLEKGKMLFAEGDTGHKRFYVVNKGAISLERINNEKRETIDKCDEGDIFGLRPLFAKENYLINAIADEETVLYAIPIKKFKPLSEENKEVGNFLIQSFASNTRNPYSEAHKGKLISDKEPEENQFKPNNNLFELQPAPVTRKVVMTSPETTIKTAAQLMSRKKVGSVLIVENNIPQGIVTDEDFRDMVATGTFGIETPISKIMASPVICYPQGLSIAQAQLTMMKHHINHICITEDGTPNTKVVGILSEHDIMVSEGHNPSVLMKAIQRSSSTNELKKIRHKITLLLRGFIDSNIPLNHISKIIFELNDATIKRIIERCIKKLPTPPPCDFTWISLGSQGRKEQLLQTDQDNALIFEDVPAEKLEETRAYFLELARKVNKRLNIIGYEYCPAEMMAKNPKYCLSLSEWKSQFTNWIIDPGNDEILLCSIFFDFDISYGNIKLSNELADHIFSLTKDNRKFYAVMGATALRNPSPLGFFRQFLVEEDGENKDYFDIKKRGITPITDAARLLILYHQVKNISNTAERFEKLAQLEPNNKELFLACAYASKVLIKFRTKHGLENRNSGRFIDLENLGKEEKIKLKRCFKSIRQVQELVKYRFEVTPYI
- a CDS encoding DNA topoisomerase IB, translated to MTISPEEVNSLISNPYEAIDFANLTYVSEEKLSISRKKVGRGFSYIYKGERIKDKKTIDRIKSLVIPPAWQEVKITHLKSGHLQVVGRDEKNRKQYIYHPTWSKLRNESKFFKMAAFGENLPKIRKQVDTDLDLPEMSKRKVLALILRLMEETHIRIGNHYYAKKNKTYGLSTFRTRHVKTYKNRIKFEFIGKKGKEHSVTVKNKKLIKLVNQCEEIPGWELFKFYDESGDKHTIDSGMINDYIHEISGDLFSAKDFRTWSATKIFFETLREIGYTEEEKQNKKNMLQAFDASAEGLGNTRAVCRSYYVHPKVVNSYESGEIVPYFDKIKSEEKQDYISLSETEKVILNMIKDYEVNI